A genomic segment from Azospirillum sp. TSA2s encodes:
- a CDS encoding SIS domain-containing protein, with product MVAEITAPQTFSDYIGSSIDVLRRTASHLGTDRLNAAIAAVSTALAENRALLVCGNGGSASDAQHITGELVGRFLKERRGLKAICLSSNAAVLTAWANDYSYDTVFSRQVEAYGEPGGVLLGLSTSGNSRNVVAAFEQARAMGMTTIALTGEGGGKLAGLSDILLDVPSRSTPLIQQAHLCLYHHLCERVEAQLAG from the coding sequence ATGGTGGCCGAGATCACAGCGCCTCAAACATTCTCAGACTATATCGGCTCCAGCATCGACGTTCTCCGCAGGACAGCCAGCCATTTGGGGACGGATCGGCTCAATGCGGCCATCGCCGCCGTTTCCACGGCCTTGGCGGAGAACCGCGCGCTGCTGGTCTGCGGCAATGGCGGCTCCGCCTCCGACGCCCAGCACATCACCGGTGAGTTGGTCGGGCGCTTCCTCAAGGAGCGGCGCGGCCTGAAGGCGATCTGCCTCAGCTCCAACGCTGCCGTGCTGACCGCCTGGGCCAACGATTACTCCTACGACACCGTCTTCTCCCGTCAGGTCGAGGCCTATGGCGAGCCGGGCGGCGTGCTGCTCGGCCTTTCCACCAGCGGCAACTCCAGGAACGTCGTCGCCGCCTTCGAGCAGGCCCGTGCCATGGGCATGACCACCATCGCCCTGACCGGGGAGGGCGGCGGCAAGCTGGCGGGATTGAGCGACATCCTGCTCGACGTGCCGTCGCGCTCCACGCCGCTGATCCAGCAGGCTCATCTCTGCCTCTATCACCACCTCTGCGAACGCGTCGAGGCTCAGCTGGCCGGCTGA
- a CDS encoding N-acetyl sugar amidotransferase: MTNTVQTTPDGVPLHPLVAPAVVNAMTNYQRCAVCVMDTTDPQIVFDQNGVCNHCLGFRQEAPHVWHPNDRGVAHIRAWAARVKEENKNNEYDCIMGLSGGTDSTFMAVQAHRLGLRPLVVHVDTGWNSELAVKNIENVVRKLGFDLHTEVIDWGEMKDLQIAFLRAGLANQDTPQDHAIFGTLYKLAISSGIKHLLSGINYATECILPRAWGHNALDGRQLRAVHKRFGKRPLATFPVLSFSEYCSYQFRFPQANFESFPILNFMPYSKAAAMEFLQSEYGFRDYGAKHYESRFTKFFQSYFLPVKFGYDKRLAHLSSLVVTGQMSRAEALEQLGRPPFKEAEIEEDKTFFIKKLGLTPEEFEAIMQAPNRSFQDYPNHADNIRQMNEIRSGMSQLHTDMKALQERWNALSAATDA; encoded by the coding sequence ATGACGAACACAGTGCAGACGACACCCGATGGTGTGCCGCTTCATCCGCTTGTCGCTCCGGCAGTGGTGAACGCGATGACCAATTATCAGCGCTGTGCTGTCTGTGTCATGGACACCACGGACCCGCAGATCGTCTTCGACCAGAATGGTGTCTGCAATCACTGTCTTGGGTTCCGCCAGGAGGCTCCGCACGTCTGGCATCCCAATGACAGAGGGGTTGCGCATATCCGGGCCTGGGCCGCCAGGGTCAAAGAAGAAAACAAGAATAACGAGTACGACTGCATCATGGGTCTGAGCGGCGGTACGGACAGCACGTTCATGGCCGTGCAAGCGCACCGGCTGGGACTGCGTCCGTTGGTGGTGCATGTCGATACGGGCTGGAATTCTGAACTGGCCGTCAAGAACATTGAGAATGTCGTCCGTAAGCTCGGATTTGACCTCCACACGGAAGTGATCGATTGGGGGGAGATGAAGGACCTGCAGATCGCCTTTCTGCGCGCCGGTCTTGCCAACCAGGACACGCCTCAGGATCATGCCATCTTTGGGACCCTGTACAAACTAGCGATCTCCTCGGGCATCAAGCATCTGCTGAGCGGCATCAACTACGCCACCGAGTGCATTCTGCCGCGCGCCTGGGGGCACAACGCATTGGATGGGCGCCAGCTCCGGGCTGTTCACAAGCGCTTTGGGAAGCGGCCTTTGGCCACGTTTCCGGTGCTCTCATTTTCCGAATACTGCTCCTATCAATTCCGCTTTCCGCAGGCGAATTTCGAATCCTTTCCCATCTTGAACTTCATGCCTTACAGCAAGGCTGCCGCTATGGAGTTTCTGCAGAGCGAGTATGGATTCCGTGACTATGGCGCCAAGCACTATGAATCCCGTTTCACCAAGTTCTTCCAGAGTTATTTTCTTCCAGTGAAGTTCGGGTATGACAAGCGTCTGGCGCATCTTTCCAGCCTTGTCGTCACCGGCCAGATGAGCCGTGCGGAAGCTCTCGAACAGCTTGGCCGTCCTCCCTTCAAAGAGGCGGAGATCGAAGAGGACAAGACATTCTTCATCAAAAAGCTAGGCCTCACCCCCGAGGAATTCGAGGCGATCATGCAGGCGCCAAACCGCAGCTTCCAGGATTATCCAAACCACGCGGACAACATCCGTCAGATGAACGAGATCCGCAGCGGAATGTCGCAGCTTCATACGGATATGAAGGCGCTGCAAGAGCGCTGGAATGCCCTCAGCGCCGCGACCGATGCCTGA
- a CDS encoding DegT/DnrJ/EryC1/StrS aminotransferase family protein — protein MIPLVNLKRQYASIRADVDKAVSAVLERQHFIKGPEVAAFEKAWCAALGAAHGYGCANGTAALALALEALGIGPGDEVIVPAHTFIASAEAICHVGATPVFADIRASDYTLDANALPLTSRTRAIVPVHIYGTACDMAAISMVAERHGLVVVEDAAQAHLGRFDGQALGTLGDAGSFSFYPGKNLGAYGDAGFVLARDAAVAERIARLIDHGRRSKYLHDIVGYNQRMDELQAAVLRIKLARLEEWTSMRQQGARRYDERLKAAGFKVLEADPRAEPVYHLYVVELANRDETMQRLKTEGIESGVHYPVPLHRQPAFTEFGLRDGALPVTERVAGCVLSLPLCGSITLDEVDQVCDAFLEVARPC, from the coding sequence ATGATCCCCCTCGTCAATTTGAAGCGCCAGTACGCAAGCATCCGAGCCGATGTCGACAAGGCGGTGTCAGCCGTCCTGGAGCGGCAACACTTCATCAAAGGACCGGAGGTGGCGGCCTTCGAGAAGGCCTGGTGTGCCGCGCTCGGTGCGGCGCATGGCTATGGCTGTGCCAACGGAACGGCGGCCCTTGCCCTTGCGCTTGAAGCCCTTGGCATCGGGCCTGGAGACGAGGTGATCGTCCCGGCCCATACGTTCATCGCGTCCGCCGAAGCCATCTGCCATGTGGGGGCGACCCCGGTGTTTGCGGACATCCGGGCGTCCGACTACACGCTGGACGCCAATGCCCTGCCGCTCACCTCCCGAACCCGTGCCATCGTTCCGGTTCATATCTATGGCACCGCTTGCGACATGGCCGCTATTTCGATGGTCGCAGAACGCCATGGGTTGGTCGTTGTCGAGGACGCTGCTCAGGCGCATCTCGGCCGGTTTGATGGGCAAGCGTTGGGAACGCTGGGGGATGCCGGCAGCTTCAGCTTCTATCCTGGGAAAAATCTTGGCGCTTATGGTGATGCCGGCTTCGTGTTGGCCCGTGATGCGGCTGTCGCCGAGCGCATTGCTCGTCTGATCGATCATGGTCGGCGCAGCAAATATCTGCATGACATCGTCGGCTATAACCAGCGCATGGATGAACTCCAGGCTGCCGTGCTCCGGATCAAGCTCGCCCGATTGGAGGAGTGGACGTCCATGCGTCAGCAGGGGGCGCGCCGCTACGATGAGCGGCTCAAAGCTGCCGGCTTCAAGGTGCTGGAGGCGGATCCGAGGGCCGAGCCGGTTTATCACCTTTACGTCGTTGAATTGGCCAATCGTGATGAGACCATGCAGCGCTTGAAGACCGAGGGCATTGAAAGCGGCGTCCATTATCCGGTCCCTCTGCACCGCCAGCCGGCTTTCACGGAATTTGGGCTGAGGGATGGTGCCCTTCCGGTCACGGAGCGGGTGGCGGGCTGTGTGCTCAGCCTGCCGCTGTGCGGATCAATCACGCTCGACGAGGTGGATCAGGTCTGTGACGCCTTCTTGGAGGTGGCGCGGCCATGCTGA